From a single Phragmites australis chromosome 7, lpPhrAust1.1, whole genome shotgun sequence genomic region:
- the LOC133924389 gene encoding kinesin-like protein KIN-14F, with translation MEPASAESLPERPSEEEFCAALRNGLVLCNVLNRVNPGAVPNVVENPVVTVQTFDGPAQSAIQYFENMRNFLVAVSAMNLLTFEASDIEKGGSSMKVVDCILCLKGYHEWKLSGGIGIWRYGGIVKIASSIKRPASHLSRGGGSDQQMLEFVHLLSESFLLEWSEAEDLPLDDMVIETVLEQACKEFTILLASHRNQATFKEDDEG, from the exons ATGGAGCCGGCGTCGGCGGAGTCCCTGCCGGAGAGGCCGTCAGAAGAGGAGTTCTGCGCCGCGCTCCGCAACGGCCTCGTCCTCTGCAACGTCCTCAACCGCGTCAATCCCGGCGCCGTCCCGAAC GTGGTGGAGAATCCCGTCGTCACGGTGCAAACGTTCGATGGGCCGGCACAGTCTGCAATTCAGTACTTCGAGAACATGAGGAACTTCCTTGTTGCAGTTAGCGCGATGAACCTGTTGACGTTTGAAGCTTCTGATATAGAGAAG GGAGGTTCGTCAATGAAAGTTGTCGACTGCATACTTTGCCTCAAGGGATACCACGAGTGGAAGCTCTCAGGTGGCATTGGTATATGGCGGTATGGTGGCATCGTGAAGATCGCATCCTCTATCAAAAGGCCGGCTTCACATTTATCTAGGGGTGGAGGCTCAGACCAACAAATGCTGGAATTCGTGCATCTTCTCTCCGAG TCATTCCTCCTGGAATGGAGTGAAGCTGAAGACTTGCCTCTAGATGATATG GTAATTGAAACAGTACTCGAGCAAGCTTGTAAAGAATTCACCATTCTGCTCGCTTCTCACCGAAATCAG GCCACTTTTAAGGAAGATGATGAAGGATGA
- the LOC133923537 gene encoding uncharacterized protein LOC133923537, which produces MKKEILIRMQPDYDKCHHSKALKVAATVSGVESVTVTGRDRDLLLVIGDSVDEGKLTRKLNKEVGEAEIVELRTLLAGGSDALPPVVSADMVVALSPYHSTPGRSLPGGERITGPVAAALWPGEQAGYYPGTPSPCHYYYPSPMAGPGQVQQGGYGYAGSRYARSVARSHPANYSPMIARHDFRAVGRPRAADGGRAARRWRAQLAPFFCFLP; this is translated from the exons ATGAAG AAGGAGATTCTTATCCGGATGCAACCGGACTACGACAAATGCCACCACAGTAAGGCTCTCAAGGTGGCAGCTACTGTTAGCG GAGTGGAGTCGGTTACGGTGACCGGCCGGGACAGGGACCTGCTGCTGGTGATCGGCGATAGCGTGGACGAGGGCAAGCTGACCAGGAAGCTGAATAAGGAGGTCGGGGAGGCCGAGATCGTGGAGCTGCGGACTCTGCTTGCAGGCGGCTCGGACGCGCTGCCACCAGTCGTGTCCGCGGACATGGTCGTCGCACTGTCCCCGTACCACTCCACCCCCGGCCGGAGCCTGCCCGGAGGCGAGCGTATCACGGGCCCGGTCGCCGCCGCGCTGTGGCCGGGGGAGCAGGCAGGATATTATCCCGGTACGCCCAGCCCGTGCCACTACTACTACCCGTCCCCGATGGCTGGCCCTGGGCAAGTGCAGCAAGGCGGCTACGGCTACGCGGGCAGCCGCTACGCGCGCTCGGTGGCGCGCAGCCACCCCGCGAACTACTCCCCGATGATCGCGAGGCACGACTTCCGCGCCGTGGGCCGCCCGCGCGCGGCGGACGGAGGGCGCGCGGCACGCCGGTGGAGGGCCCAACTGGCTccttttttttgcttcttgcCGTAG